Genomic window (Alligator mississippiensis isolate rAllMis1 chromosome 7, rAllMis1, whole genome shotgun sequence):
gtcccaggtctttctcttcttcctcttttgtaCAGCTGATCTTgcattcctcaccatcatggcatatgaccggtacgttgccatctgcaagccactgcattatgagataacaatgaacaggagagcttgcgtcCAGATGGCTGccggtgcttgggctgctggtgccatgtactctgcactgcacaccgggagcacctttagtctccccttctgccactcaaatatcatcaaccagttcttctgtgaagtgccccagctgctcaggctctcctgctctgacgcataccgcagggagctgacagctcttgccttcagtgtgtttttagctctaggctgttttgttttcatcattgtgtcgtatgttcagatcttcaccgcagtgtggagcatcccctcagagcagggccggcagaaagccttctccacctgcattcctcaccttatcgtggGCTCCCTGTTTATTTCCACTGGCGGCATTGCCTACACGAAGCCCGT
Coding sequences:
- the LOC132251682 gene encoding olfactory receptor 14A16-like; amino-acid sequence: MSNWTTVTEFLLLGFSDTRELQILHFVIFLAAYLAALVRNLLVITVVTTDHHLHSPMYWFLANLSILDLGSISVIVPKSMANSLLNTRTISYAGCVSQVFLFFLFCTADLAFLTIMAYDRYVAICKPLHYEITMNRRACVQMAAGAWAAGAMYSALHTGSTFSLPFCHSNIINQFFCEVPQLLRLSCSDAYRRELTALAFSVFLALGCFVFIIVSYVQIFTAVWSIPSEQGRQKAFSTCIPHLIVGSLFISTGGIAYTKPVSDSPSPLDLLAAVLYSVVPPLMNPVIYSMRNKEIQAALRK